In the genome of Hyphobacterium sp. CCMP332, one region contains:
- the recO gene encoding DNA repair protein RecO: MLHKTRGIVLGYISYKENSIIAKVYTEEFGLRSYIVNSVKSSKKGNKMAYFQSLNILEMVVYENQNKEIQRISELKLFLPFRSIPFHPFKIIIAMFLAELLIKCLKEESANSAKFNFLVEQIALFDQIKDHIEDFHIDFMLKLSSFLGFAPNQLKDFNSAGVLMDTRQSKIVEKLINFNQMPLKGADRFQLLELLIRYYQYHLDNFGAFRSINVLREVVHN; encoded by the coding sequence ATGCTTCACAAGACACGCGGAATTGTTTTAGGCTATATCAGTTATAAGGAAAACTCGATAATAGCTAAGGTTTATACAGAAGAATTTGGCCTTAGATCCTATATAGTCAACAGCGTAAAAAGTAGTAAAAAAGGCAATAAAATGGCCTATTTTCAAAGTCTGAATATTTTGGAAATGGTTGTTTATGAAAATCAAAACAAAGAAATTCAGCGTATTTCAGAATTAAAGCTGTTCCTTCCATTCAGGAGTATTCCATTTCATCCTTTTAAAATTATTATCGCAATGTTTCTGGCTGAATTGCTGATTAAATGTCTAAAAGAAGAAAGTGCGAATTCCGCTAAGTTCAATTTTTTGGTTGAGCAGATTGCATTGTTTGATCAAATTAAAGACCATATTGAGGATTTTCATATTGATTTTATGTTGAAGTTAAGTTCATTTCTAGGTTTTGCTCCAAACCAACTAAAAGACTTTAATTCGGCCGGTGTTCTAATGGATACCCGGCAATCCAAAATTGTTGAAAAGCTTATAAATTTTAATCAAATGCCCCTTAAGGGAGCTGATAGATTTCAATTGTTGGAATTATTAATTAGGTACTACCAATATCATTTAGATAACTTTGGAGCATTCAGATCAATTAATGTTTTAAGAGAAGTTGTTCACAATTGA
- a CDS encoding thymidine kinase — protein sequence MFTEPFFQDSEIANSGWVEVVSGPMFSGKTEELMRRLRRAKIAQQKIELFKPSLDKRYHEKKVVSHDESEMESIVIENENDILKLSKDAQVIAIDEAQFFSKEIIDIIKTIADEGKRVIVAGLDKDYMGNPFGPMPQLMANAEFITKLHAICVRCGSLASFSYRIKKSNKTVMLGASDEYQARCRACFNLDE from the coding sequence ATGTTTACAGAACCTTTTTTTCAGGATAGCGAAATTGCCAATTCGGGATGGGTAGAAGTGGTTTCAGGACCCATGTTTTCCGGTAAAACAGAAGAGCTTATGCGTCGTTTGCGTCGTGCTAAAATTGCACAACAAAAAATAGAATTGTTTAAACCTTCTTTGGATAAAAGATATCATGAAAAAAAAGTTGTTTCGCATGATGAAAGTGAAATGGAGTCAATAGTTATCGAGAATGAGAATGACATTCTTAAATTATCAAAAGATGCCCAGGTAATTGCCATTGATGAAGCCCAGTTTTTTAGCAAAGAAATTATCGATATTATCAAAACCATTGCCGATGAGGGTAAGAGAGTAATTGTAGCGGGCTTGGACAAAGATTATATGGGTAATCCTTTTGGTCCAATGCCTCAGTTAATGGCTAATGCAGAATTTATTACAAAGCTTCATGCCATTTGTGTGCGCTGTGGAAGTCTGGCTTCATTTTCATATCGCATTAAGAAGTCTAATAAAACTGTTATGCTTGGAGCATCCGATGAATACCAGGCTAGATGTCGCGCTTGTTTCAATCTCGATGAGTAA
- a CDS encoding (2Fe-2S)-binding protein, translating to MPDILIKNLFNRKVPFYPSNNSVLEAIHSEFIDWMHTCGGKGRCTTCKLTLINGTENISSLTGAELKYRNKNLLNENQRLACQCKISGDIEIEVSPENKLPHMKYSY from the coding sequence ATGCCAGATATTCTTATTAAGAACCTCTTCAATAGAAAGGTACCATTTTACCCTTCAAATAATTCAGTTTTGGAAGCTATTCATTCTGAATTCATAGACTGGATGCATACATGTGGCGGAAAAGGGCGATGTACTACTTGTAAATTGACTTTAATAAATGGAACTGAAAATATCAGTTCTTTGACAGGAGCAGAATTGAAGTATAGAAATAAAAATTTATTAAATGAAAATCAAAGATTGGCTTGTCAATGTAAAATAAGCGGGGACATAGAGATTGAAGTGAGTCCTGAAAATAAATTACCTCATATGAAATACTCCTACTAA
- the rodA gene encoding rod shape-determining protein RodA, with the protein MRTEGRLTDNIDWTVIAIYLALITFGWLNIYAAVYDPENPTSIFNFSLNSGKQLIWIGISLVFASIIMLMDFRFFRTFSWLIYFMVIASLIAVLFLGTEVAGSKSWFQIGGVRIQPSEFAKYACALALAKFLNKSNFSFRKFKHIVAIAAIIIIPLALTVLQGDTGSALVYSAFILVLFREGMSPIILIIGVLSAILFILTLLVSKIVIIVAMIILGILGILLSLKEAKRIILVIMAVVYSIGLVISVDYVFNNVLKPHQQNRIQVFINPNADPMGAGWQVTQSKIAIGSGGFWGKGYLKGTQTKFDFIPDQSTDNIFCTVGEEHGFVGSLILVSVFVFFLIKLVQIAERQKSRYARAYGYAVTSIFLFHVMVNIGMTIGLFPVIGIPLPFFSYGGSALVAFSILLFTLLKLDAHRLQILGR; encoded by the coding sequence ATGAGAACCGAAGGAAGACTTACGGATAATATCGACTGGACTGTAATTGCAATTTATTTAGCCCTGATTACATTTGGTTGGCTTAATATCTATGCCGCTGTATACGATCCCGAAAATCCTACAAGTATTTTCAATTTTTCTCTTAATTCAGGAAAGCAATTAATATGGATTGGAATATCCCTGGTATTTGCTTCGATAATTATGCTCATGGATTTCCGCTTTTTCCGCACCTTTTCATGGCTTATTTATTTTATGGTAATCGCCAGCCTAATTGCCGTATTATTTTTGGGAACCGAAGTTGCCGGTTCAAAATCCTGGTTTCAAATAGGTGGAGTGCGAATTCAACCATCTGAATTTGCAAAATATGCCTGCGCACTGGCTCTGGCAAAGTTTTTAAATAAATCTAATTTCAGCTTCAGAAAATTCAAACACATTGTGGCCATAGCTGCAATCATAATAATTCCTCTTGCCCTTACAGTGCTGCAGGGCGATACCGGATCTGCTTTGGTGTACTCTGCTTTTATTTTGGTTTTGTTTCGAGAAGGTATGTCACCGATAATTTTAATAATAGGTGTACTCTCAGCCATACTTTTTATTTTGACCTTATTGGTTTCAAAAATTGTAATTATCGTGGCAATGATCATCCTTGGAATACTCGGAATATTATTGAGTTTGAAAGAAGCAAAGCGGATCATTTTGGTAATCATGGCTGTGGTCTATTCCATTGGATTAGTAATCAGCGTGGATTATGTTTTTAACAATGTATTAAAACCCCATCAGCAAAATAGAATTCAGGTATTTATTAACCCAAATGCAGACCCAATGGGAGCAGGCTGGCAGGTGACTCAATCTAAAATTGCCATAGGAAGTGGTGGATTTTGGGGCAAAGGATATTTAAAAGGAACACAAACAAAATTTGATTTTATTCCGGATCAGAGTACGGACAATATTTTTTGTACCGTTGGAGAGGAACACGGGTTTGTTGGCTCGCTTATTTTGGTCTCTGTTTTTGTATTTTTTCTAATAAAACTCGTTCAAATTGCTGAGCGCCAAAAGTCGAGATACGCCAGGGCCTATGGCTATGCTGTGACGAGTATATTTTTGTTTCATGTTATGGTAAATATCGGTATGACAATTGGCCTCTTTCCTGTCATTGGAATACCCTTGCCATTTTTTAGTTATGGTGGTTCGGCATTAGTTGCTTTTTCAATTTTGCTTTTTACCTTGCTAAAATTAGATGCCCACAGATTACAAATTCTTGGCAGATAG